Sequence from the Corallococcus sp. EGB genome:
CCGCGTTCCTGGGCAAGCGTCCCGCCAACTTCCAGGGCAAGTGACGTGAAGCACGCGGTCGCGGCCGGGAGCCTGCTGTGCTTCCTGGCCGCGCCGCCGGCCCGGGCGGAGGAGGCTCCCGGGCAGGAGCCCCGCGCCCCGGCCCTGGTGTCCTGGAAGCGCACGCTGTGTCTCTACACGCTGTGCTTCCTGGAGCCCGCCATCCCGGACCTCCGCCGCGAGTGGGGCGACGGCGCCCACTGGGTGCTGTCCTGGCCCATCCACCCGTGGGCCACGCCTCCCTTGGAGGTCCCCGGCGCGCTGGGCCCCACGCTCATCGTGTCGCCCTTCGTGGAGCCCCAGCTGCGCCTGCGGCCGTCCACCTTCCGCCTGCTCGCCGGGGGACGCGTGTACGCCTTTCCGCACGTGTCCCGCTTCGGCGCCCTGGCCGAGGGGGCGGGCGTGTGGGGCGGCGACGGGAAGGGCGGGGTGGCCGGGGTGGGGCTCACCTACGACCTGATTGAGCGGCACCGGGACACCCAACCCTGGACGGTGTCGGTGGTGGTGCGCAGGACCTGGACGGACGCGGGGGCTCGCACGGACGTGTCCCTCGACGTGGCCGTGCCTCTCGCGATGTTCTTTGGAACCCGGATTCCCGCGCCCGAGGACGGCGGGGCGTCTTCGGAGTAGCCCCGGGGCGGACCCCGTACTATGGGAGGTCCACCATGAACTTCGAGCTGACCGACATCCAGCGCGAGATCCAGCGGCTGTGCCGCGAGTTCGCCGCCAAGGAACTCATCCCCAACGCCCGCAAGTGGGACGAACAGCACGCGTGGCCCACGGACGCGGTGAAGAAGCTGGCGGAGCTGTCGCTCCTGGGCATCGCGGTGCCGGAAGAGTGGGGCGGCGCGGGCCTGGACAACGTCTGCTACGCGCTCGCCATGGAGGAGATCTCCCGCGGCTGCGCCTCCACCGGCGTCATCATGAGCGTGAACAACTCGCTCTACTGCGACCCGGTGTCCAAGTTCGGCACGCCCGAGCAGAAGGAGCAGTTCCTCAAGCCCTTCGCCAGCGGCCAGAAGATCGGCTGCTTCGGCCTGACGGAGCCGGAAGCCGGCAGCGACGCCGCCGCCCAGAAGACCATCGCCGTGAAGCGCGGCGACGAGTACATCATCAACGGCTCCAAGAACTGGATCACCAACGGCCCCAAGGCCGACGCCATCGTCCTCATCACGATGACGAACAAGGAAGCGGGCAACAAGGGCATCACCGCGTTCCTCGTGCCCACCAACACGCCGGGCTTCATCCGCGCGGAGCCCGACAAGAAGATGGGCATCAGCGCCGCCTGGTCCTGCTCCATGTTCTTCGAGGACATGCGCGTGCCGGAGAAGTACCGCCTGGGCAAGGAGGGCGAGGGCTTCAAGGTCGCCATGTCCACGCTGGACGGCGGCCGCATCGGCATCGCGTCCCAGGCGCTGGGCATCGCGCGCGCGGCCTTCGAGGAGGCCGTGCGCTACTCGGGTGAGCGCAAGACGTTCGGAAAGCCCATCCGCGACCACCAGGCCATCCAGTTCATGATCGCGGACATGGCCATGGAGATCGACGCGGCCCGCCTGCTCGTGTGGCGCGCGGCGCTGATGAAGGACAAGGGCGTGCGCCACTCCCAGGAGAGCGCCATGGCCAAGCTCTACGCCAGCGAGATGGCCAGCCGCGTGGCCAACAAGGCCCTGCAGATCCACGGCGGCATGGGCTACAGCAAGGAGATGGACGCCGAGCGCCACGTGCGCGACGCGCGCATCACCGAGATCTACGAGGGGACGAGCGAGATCCAGCGCATCGTCATCTCCGCCAACCTGCTCAAGGAGTAGTCACCCGGTCATGAAGCGCGCGCTCCTCCCCGTGCTGTTCCTGTCCCTGGGCCTGGGCTCCTCGCTGGCGCTCGCCCAGGGCGGCTCCAAGAAGAAGGCCGCGGCGACGCCTGCTCCGGCCACCGCCCCGACGACGAAGACGCCCGCCCCCGCGAAGGACGACGGGCTGGACGTCAGCAAGCTGCCCTTCACCCCGGACTCCATCCGCCAGGTGATGGCCCACCACATGCCTCGCATCCAGGAGTGCTACGAGGACCACATGGTGGAGAAGGACAAGAAGGTGGAGGGCCTCTTGCGCACCACCTTCACCATCACCGCGGAAGGCACCGTGCGCAGCGCGAAGATCGACAAGCACGGCAGCACGCTGAAGGACCCGGGCCTCAACGACTGCGTGGTGTCCGTCCTGTCGTCCATGGACTTCCCCAAGCCCCCGGACGGCCGCGACCACCCCATCGAGTACCCGTTCAACCTCAAGGCCATCGAGTAGCAGGACACCCGCGCCCGTGAACTTCGATCTCACCGAGACCCAGACGCTCATCCGTGACACCGCTCGCAAGTTCGCCCGCGAGCGCGTGGCCCCGCACGCCCGCGCCGCGGACCGCGAAGAGCGCTTCGACCCGGAAGTCTTCAAGGCCCTTGCCGAGGTGGGCCTCTTGGGCGTGAACCTGCCGGGGAAATACGGCGGGGCGGAAGCGGGCGTCGTGTCCTACGCGCTGGCCATGATGGAGATGGCCGCCGCGGACGCCTCCGTGGCCGTGGCCATGGCCGTCACCAACATGTGCGGCGAGCTCATCCACGCGGCCGGCAACGACGCGCAGCGGGAGAAGTTCGTCACGAAGATCACCTCCGGTGAGTCCATCGTCGGCGCGTTCGCGCTGAGCGAGCCGCACGCGGGCTCCGACCCGGGCGCCATGCGCACCACCGCCGTGAAGCGCGGCGACGTGTACGTGCTCAACGGCAGCAAGCAGTGGATCACCTCCGGCGCCTACGCGGGGGTCATCGTCGTGTGGGCCCGCACGGGCCAGGCAGGCAACAAGGGCCTGTCCTGCTTCATCGTGGAGGGCGGCACCAAGGGCCTCCACGTGGGCAGGCACGAGGACAAGATGGGCCTGCGCGCGTCCAACACCGTGGCGCTCACCTTCGAGGACTGCGAAGTGCCGGCGGCGAACCTCCTGGGCAAGGAGGGCGACGGGTTCCGCCTGGCCATGATGGCGCTGGACGGCGGCCGCATCGGCATCGCGGCGCAGGCGTGCGGCACGGGCCGCGCCGCCCTGGAAGCCGCCGTGGCCTACACCAAGGACCGCAAGGCCTTTGGCCAGGCCGTGGCGGACCTGCAGGCCCCGCGCTTCATGATGGCGGACATGCGCACCCAGCTGGACGCGGCCGAGCTGCTCACCCTGCGCGCGGCCACCCTCAAGGAGGCCGGCCAGCCGTTCACCCGCGAGGCCTCCATGGCGAAGTTGTTCGCCAGCGAGATGAGCAACAAGGTGGCGGACAAGGCCGTGCAGCTGCACGGTGGCTACGGTTACATCGACGAGTTCCCGGTCGAGCGTTACTTCCGGGATGCTCGCGTCCAGACCATCTACGAGGGCACCAGCGAGGTGCAGCGGATGGTCATCGCCCGCGAGACGTTCAAGCGGGAGGGGTAGGGCCCCGTTTGTCCCACATGGGGCGAGCGGGCAGGGGGCACCCGCCGGGTAGGACAGATGCAGACCCGGCCGGGCGTTCATAGAACACGGATCACCACTTGGCGCAGTGCTCCGCTTGACTCCTGGAAACCCAGGTGTCTAGGGTGCGCGGCTTCCAACCAGCCTTGCGTCCCCATTTGGGGGACACCCGCGGTTT
This genomic interval carries:
- a CDS encoding acyl-CoA dehydrogenase family protein, with product MNFDLTETQTLIRDTARKFARERVAPHARAADREERFDPEVFKALAEVGLLGVNLPGKYGGAEAGVVSYALAMMEMAAADASVAVAMAVTNMCGELIHAAGNDAQREKFVTKITSGESIVGAFALSEPHAGSDPGAMRTTAVKRGDVYVLNGSKQWITSGAYAGVIVVWARTGQAGNKGLSCFIVEGGTKGLHVGRHEDKMGLRASNTVALTFEDCEVPAANLLGKEGDGFRLAMMALDGGRIGIAAQACGTGRAALEAAVAYTKDRKAFGQAVADLQAPRFMMADMRTQLDAAELLTLRAATLKEAGQPFTREASMAKLFASEMSNKVADKAVQLHGGYGYIDEFPVERYFRDARVQTIYEGTSEVQRMVIARETFKREG
- a CDS encoding AgmX/PglI C-terminal domain-containing protein — translated: MKRALLPVLFLSLGLGSSLALAQGGSKKKAAATPAPATAPTTKTPAPAKDDGLDVSKLPFTPDSIRQVMAHHMPRIQECYEDHMVEKDKKVEGLLRTTFTITAEGTVRSAKIDKHGSTLKDPGLNDCVVSVLSSMDFPKPPDGRDHPIEYPFNLKAIE
- a CDS encoding acyl-CoA dehydrogenase, translated to MNFELTDIQREIQRLCREFAAKELIPNARKWDEQHAWPTDAVKKLAELSLLGIAVPEEWGGAGLDNVCYALAMEEISRGCASTGVIMSVNNSLYCDPVSKFGTPEQKEQFLKPFASGQKIGCFGLTEPEAGSDAAAQKTIAVKRGDEYIINGSKNWITNGPKADAIVLITMTNKEAGNKGITAFLVPTNTPGFIRAEPDKKMGISAAWSCSMFFEDMRVPEKYRLGKEGEGFKVAMSTLDGGRIGIASQALGIARAAFEEAVRYSGERKTFGKPIRDHQAIQFMIADMAMEIDAARLLVWRAALMKDKGVRHSQESAMAKLYASEMASRVANKALQIHGGMGYSKEMDAERHVRDARITEIYEGTSEIQRIVISANLLKE